The proteins below come from a single Ruegeria sp. SCSIO 43209 genomic window:
- a CDS encoding aldo/keto reductase: MDMKPLGRTGIMVSDLCLGTMTFGTQTSETEAHRQMDMALAGGINFVDAAEMYPVNPISAETVGRTEEILGNWNAANPSRRGDYVLATKHSGEGFVHARNGAPISKETIPEAIEGSLRRLQTDCIDIYQFHWPNRGSYMFRQNWDYAPSGHNRDEIMDEMRESLIALQAQVDKGNIRAFGLSNESAWGTAQWLRASDEVSGPRVASIQNEYSLLCRLFDTDLAELCLLEDVGLLSFSPLAAGFLTGKYQGGAVPEGSRMALVPNMGGRKTDRVFDAVAAYLDVAARHGLDPIHMSLAWCCSRPFMASTIFGATNVAQLEHILAGKDLKLSSEVMAEISAAHRAFPMPY; encoded by the coding sequence ATGGATATGAAGCCTTTGGGCCGCACCGGGATCATGGTGTCGGATTTATGTCTTGGGACAATGACCTTTGGTACTCAGACCTCGGAAACTGAGGCGCACCGCCAGATGGACATGGCGCTTGCGGGTGGGATCAACTTTGTCGACGCGGCTGAGATGTATCCGGTGAACCCGATCTCGGCAGAGACGGTCGGGCGGACCGAAGAGATTCTTGGCAATTGGAATGCCGCCAATCCTTCGCGGCGCGGGGACTATGTGCTGGCCACGAAACACTCTGGTGAAGGGTTCGTGCATGCGCGCAATGGCGCCCCAATCTCGAAAGAGACCATACCTGAGGCGATAGAGGGTTCACTGCGTCGTCTACAGACTGACTGTATAGATATCTATCAGTTCCACTGGCCAAATCGTGGCAGCTACATGTTCCGACAGAACTGGGACTATGCACCCTCGGGTCACAACCGGGACGAGATTATGGACGAGATGCGCGAAAGCCTGATCGCTCTGCAGGCGCAGGTGGACAAGGGCAATATCCGCGCCTTTGGTCTGTCGAATGAAAGCGCTTGGGGTACCGCTCAGTGGTTGCGGGCATCGGATGAGGTTAGTGGACCTCGGGTCGCGTCGATCCAGAACGAATATTCTTTGCTCTGCCGGTTATTCGATACCGACCTGGCTGAATTGTGTCTTCTGGAAGATGTCGGGTTACTATCATTCTCACCGTTGGCGGCAGGTTTCCTGACTGGGAAATATCAAGGTGGTGCTGTTCCAGAAGGATCACGCATGGCGCTGGTGCCGAATATGGGCGGGCGCAAAACAGATCGCGTTTTTGATGCAGTGGCGGCTTATCTGGATGTCGCCGCGCGGCATGGGCTGGACCCGATCCACATGTCACTGGCGTGGTGTTGCAGCCGTCCGTTCATGGCCTCAACCATCTTTGGCGCGACAAATGTAGCGCAGCTAGAACATATTCTGGCGGGTAAGGATTTGAAGCTGTCGTCCGAAGTGATGGCCGAGATCAGTGCGGCGCATCGGGCGTTTCCGATGCCATATTGA
- a CDS encoding GlxA family transcriptional regulator codes for MKSAKNILQPEHRALKTAVLVLDECNTLSFAAAVDPMRAANRLADRPAFDWDYVTATAEPAMLTSALSVQGIPLARLQGCDLLIVVAGFQLARHATPSLLAGLRRIAATGATIAGIDGGPWLLAEAGLLDGHAATTHWEDLENFAARFPNVDVRPDRFTVSDTRLTSGGAVPAIDMMLHIIAARHGAGFAARVSGLFLYEGTSQPSKPQSRTGAPHRHTALTAKANSLMESSLDDPLSLAHIADRLGTSTRTLQQQFRLRLNTTPQDHYLQLRLAEARRLVTDTDLPLMDVALATGFASQSSFARAFRTAHGLTARDLRQDRTQPTHH; via the coding sequence ATGAAATCCGCAAAAAACATACTGCAGCCCGAACATCGCGCCCTGAAAACGGCGGTGCTGGTGCTGGACGAATGCAACACACTCAGCTTCGCGGCCGCCGTCGATCCGATGCGTGCTGCCAACCGACTGGCGGATCGGCCCGCTTTTGATTGGGACTACGTCACGGCAACCGCAGAACCCGCGATGCTGACCAGCGCCCTGAGTGTGCAGGGCATTCCCCTGGCCCGGTTGCAGGGCTGCGATCTGTTGATCGTAGTTGCCGGATTCCAATTGGCCCGTCATGCGACGCCCAGCCTGCTCGCCGGGCTCCGCAGGATCGCGGCCACCGGTGCAACAATCGCCGGGATAGATGGCGGCCCCTGGTTACTGGCTGAGGCTGGATTGCTCGACGGTCACGCGGCGACGACCCATTGGGAGGATTTGGAGAACTTCGCTGCGCGCTTTCCCAATGTCGATGTGCGCCCTGACCGATTTACCGTCTCCGATACACGCCTAACCTCCGGCGGCGCCGTCCCGGCGATCGATATGATGCTCCATATTATTGCTGCACGTCATGGCGCGGGCTTTGCCGCCCGCGTGTCCGGGCTATTCCTCTATGAAGGTACGTCTCAGCCCTCAAAACCACAAAGCCGCACCGGTGCGCCGCACCGTCACACCGCGCTCACTGCCAAAGCCAACTCATTGATGGAATCCTCACTGGACGACCCCCTGTCCCTTGCGCACATCGCCGATAGACTCGGCACTAGTACGCGCACCCTGCAGCAGCAGTTCCGCCTGCGCCTGAATACAACTCCACAGGATCATTACCTGCAACTCAGACTGGCCGAGGCCCGCCGTCTGGTTACCGATACCGACCTGCCGCTGATGGACGTGGCGCTGGCCACCGGCTTCGCCTCGCAATCCAGCTTCGCCCGCGCGTTCCGAACCGCCCACGGCCTCACGGCTCGCGACCTCAGGCAAGACCGTACGCAACCAACCCATCACTGA
- a CDS encoding 3-keto-5-aminohexanoate cleavage protein yields the protein MPLEMNREVFVTCAVTGSGGTQDRSPHVPRSPKQIADSAIAAAKAGAAVVHCHVRDPETGAPSRDLALYREVTDRIRDAEVDAVLNLTAGMGGDMVFGGIENPLPLAEAGTDLVGATERVAHVAECLPEICTLDCGTMNFAEADYVMTNTPGALRAMGQMMTDLGVKPEIEAFDTGHLWFAKQLVKEGVLEPNALVQLCMGVPWGAPDDLNTFMAMVNNVPEDWTFSAFSLGRNEMAYVAASVLAGGNVRVGLEDNLWLEKGVLAENWQLVERAGSIIENMGARVIGPQEVREKLGLTKRAPVAK from the coding sequence ATGCCTTTGGAAATGAACCGCGAAGTCTTTGTCACCTGTGCCGTCACCGGCTCGGGCGGGACACAGGATCGCAGCCCACATGTGCCGCGTTCGCCGAAGCAGATTGCCGATAGTGCAATTGCTGCAGCGAAAGCCGGTGCGGCCGTGGTGCACTGCCATGTGCGCGACCCCGAGACCGGTGCGCCTTCACGCGATCTGGCGCTGTACCGTGAAGTCACGGACCGCATTCGCGATGCCGAAGTAGACGCGGTTCTGAACCTGACGGCGGGCATGGGCGGAGACATGGTGTTCGGCGGGATCGAAAATCCGCTGCCTTTGGCAGAGGCCGGAACCGATCTGGTTGGTGCGACTGAACGTGTTGCACATGTAGCGGAGTGCTTGCCTGAAATCTGTACTCTGGATTGTGGCACGATGAACTTTGCCGAGGCCGATTATGTGATGACCAATACGCCCGGCGCCTTACGGGCGATGGGGCAGATGATGACCGATCTGGGCGTGAAGCCCGAGATCGAGGCCTTCGACACCGGCCATCTGTGGTTCGCCAAGCAGCTGGTGAAAGAGGGTGTTCTGGAACCGAACGCTCTGGTCCAGCTATGTATGGGGGTGCCGTGGGGGGCTCCGGATGATCTCAACACCTTTATGGCGATGGTGAACAATGTGCCGGAGGACTGGACGTTCAGCGCGTTTTCGCTGGGGCGCAATGAGATGGCGTATGTCGCGGCCTCGGTTCTGGCGGGCGGTAATGTGCGCGTCGGGCTGGAGGACAACCTGTGGCTGGAAAAGGGTGTTCTGGCCGAAAACTGGCAGTTGGTCGAGCGTGCAGGCAGCATCATCGAAAACATGGGCGCGCGGGTGATCGGGCCGCAGGAAGTACGTGAGAAGCTGGGGCTTACCAAGCGGGCTCCGGTTGCGAAGTAG